The proteins below come from a single Drosophila teissieri strain GT53w chromosome 3L, Prin_Dtei_1.1, whole genome shotgun sequence genomic window:
- the LOC122617043 gene encoding centrosomal and chromosomal factor, giving the protein MSSSAAAAQFKLDANSNAIALIADVATLPLPLSPTATTTATTTATAAPADRVEWSRSTILNFIEDYRRQRVLWDPNTKGYHIKQTKYEALKLLSQKYGTEIRSIRSKIKSLRSSFHREHGKVLSGRSRGVIYQPMWFAYEAIRFILDGERDQDRDQDHDQDGETETEVDEKLALMHSLDLEQLKADKLVDRDIMLQVEQQQQHEELTARIAATVAAVAAAAAVANARDRERDVDTAGDMDAARELELEEAAVNGALIESSSAAVTRSSSDLDGENYCNISAEDVKTEIIEHESELGLLDRRTSTPSPINYYKPTDLTYNHRKRKAMGVEHVVGALTLTPIKVVGGAAGAGAGTGGSAGHHQQQQQQMNHSQLAFQALQQHFSHNHGLSLSHCNGQPHQQQQHHQQQQHQPHQQQQQQQALQLQQQQQQHSSNMAQKRDRDRDLSTSNGNGNGNSGSNSSNTNNNTSLDPTATSSNCSSSSNNSGATPPKPLIGGGGGGGGGGLSANHVDEYGVFGEYVAITIRKLKTSKSKIVVKHLINNLLYEAELGKYDHGMPASKEPPQLYNMQ; this is encoded by the exons atgtccAGCAGCGCAGCCGCAGCGCAGTTCAAGCTCGATGCCAACTCCAATGCCATTGCTTTGATAGCCGATGTTGCCacgctgccactcccactttcgcccactgcaacaacaacagcaaccacaacagcgACGGCCGCACCAGCTGATCGCGTCGAATGGTCCCGCTCGACGATCCTGAACTTCATCGAGGACTATCGGCGGCAGCGCGTCCTCTGGGATCCCAACACCAAAGGTTACCATATCAAACAGACCAAATACGAGGCACTCAAGCTGCTGAGTCAGAAATATGGCACGGAAATACGATCGATCCGATCGAAGATCAAATCCCTGCGCAGCTCCTTTCATCGGGAGCACGGCAAGGTCCTGAGCGGACGAAGTCGCGGCGTCATCTATCAGCCCATGTGGTTTGCCTACGAGGCCATCCGATTCATACTCGATGGCGAGCGGGATCAGGATCGGGATCAGGATCATGATCAAGATGgcgaaacggaaacggaagtggacGAGAAGCTGGCCCTGATGCACAGCCTGGATCTGGAGCAGCTGAAGGCGGACAAGCTGGTGGACAGGGACATCATGCTgcaggtggagcagcagcagcagcacgaaGAGCTTACCGCTCGCATTGCGGCCACTGTAGCCGCCGTTGCTGCCGCAGCGGCGGTGGCAAACGCTCGAGATCGGGAGCGGGATGTGGATACCGCTGGCGATATGGATGCCGCTCGCGAATTGGAACTCGAGGAGGCGGCGGTCAACGGTGCCCTGATCGAATCCTCCTCGGCGGCTGTG ACACGTTCCTCTTCCGATTTGGATGGCGAGAATTACTGCAACATCAGCGCCGAGGATGTGAAAACAGAAATT ATCGAACACGAATCGGAGCTGGGGCTGCTGGATCGGCGGACGAGCACGCCGTCGCCCATAAATTACTACAAGCCGACGGACCTAACGTACAACCACCGCAAACGCAAGGCGATGGGCGTGGAGCACGTTGTGGGCGCATTGACATTGACGCCCATCAAGGTGGTGGGCGGTGCGGCGGGGGCGGGAGCGGGGACTGGCGGTTCCGCtggccaccaccagcagcagcagcagcagatgaaCCACAGCCAGCTCGCGTTTCAGGCGCTCCAGCAGCACTTTAGCCACAATCACGGTCTCAGCCTGAGCCACTGCAACGGGCAAccgcatcagcaacagcagcaccaccagcaacaacaacaccagccacatcagcagcagcagcaacaacaggcgttgcaactgcagcagcaacagcaacaacattcCAGTAACATGGCACAAAAACGTGATCGTGATCGTGATCTCTCAACGTcaaatggcaacggcaacggcaatagcggcagcaacagcagcaacaccaacaacaacacctcACTGGACCCAACTGCAACATCCAGCAACTGCAGCtcgagcagcaacaacagcggcgcCACGCCCCCCAAGCCGCTCATCGggggcggaggcggtggcggcggcggcggcctgAGTGCCAATCATGTGGACGAATATGGGGTATTCGGGGAATACGTGGCCATAACCATACGCAAACTGAAGACGTCCAAGTCGAAGATTGTGGTGAAGCACCTGATCAACAATCTGCTCTACGAAGCCGAGCTCGGGAAGTACGATCATGGGATGCCGGCCAGCAAGGAGCCACCGCAGCTGTACAATATGCAATGA